The Mycobacteriales bacterium nucleotide sequence ACGAGGACCCGGCCGACTGCGCGACGTGCCGCGCGCGGGACGACGGCATCTGGTTCGACCCGCACTGGCGGATGAAGCGGATCGGCGGCGTCGGTGTCCCGCTCGTTCTGATGCTCTACCCGCGGGATCACCACGACTTCGCCGACCTCCCGGACGAGCGCGCCGCCGAGCTCGGCGTGCTGGCCGTGCACATCGCCCGCCACATCGAGGCGCGGCCCAACATCTCGCGCTCGCACGTCTACCGCATCGGGGACGGCGGCGCGCATCTGCACGTCTGGTTCTTCGCCCGCCCCGAAGGCCAAGCCCAGCTGTACGGATCGTGGCTGCCGGTGTGGGACGACCTGCTGCCCGAGTATCCGGCCGAGCCGGCCGACGCAGACGCCGCGGCAGTCGCCGACGCGCTCGTGGCGTCGTACGGCGGCTCGCGCGACCCCGGCTGAGCGGTCGACGATCCGTAGTCTCGGCGCGGTGGGTGTCGACGTGCGGCTGGCGACGAGCGACCAGTTCGAGCCGGCGCTGACCGTCTGGCTCGCTGCGAACATCGCGCACGAGCTGCCGCCGACCGCGCAGCGAATCGACCGAATCCGCGAGAAGCTATCCGCCGCCGACGCGGTAGTCCTCGTCGCCGTGGCGAGCGACGGTCGCGATGTCGTCGGCATGGCGCAAGCCGAGCCCTGGCGCGGCGCCGACGGGTCGGTCGCCCGAGATCACGCGCACATCAGCATGGTGTTCGTCCATCCGGACCGGCGGCGTCAAGGCATCGGCGCCGCGCTCATGACCGGTCTGGCCGAGCAGGCCGCCGCGCGAGGCTGGTCGCGGCTCTCGCTGTGGACCCGGCGCACCAACGAGCCGGCCCGCGCGCTATACGCCGGGGAGGGCTATGCCCTCACCGGTGAGACCGGGACGCTCGACGACGGCGACCCGATCGACTGCTGGGCGCGCACCGTCGGCTGATCGCTGCGGGCAAGCGGTTTGCACCCGCGTCTTATCGTGCAACTGTGACCGAAACCTCCCCCTCCCGCTGGTCGAAATCCCCCGAGCACCCCAACTCCTGGGTGGCGCCGGCGGACGACCCGCGCTACTCGGGCACCGACCTCACCGACGAGCGGTCGACCCTGCTCGACTACCTCGACGCCTACCGGCTGACCCTCGAGATGAAGTGCGCCGACCTCGACGCCGAGCAGCTGGCCCGGCGTTCGGTGCCGCCGTCGACGCTGTCGCTTCTCGGGCTG carries:
- a CDS encoding GNAT family N-acetyltransferase, with translation MGVDVRLATSDQFEPALTVWLAANIAHELPPTAQRIDRIREKLSAADAVVLVAVASDGRDVVGMAQAEPWRGADGSVARDHAHISMVFVHPDRRRQGIGAALMTGLAEQAAARGWSRLSLWTRRTNEPARALYAGEGYALTGETGTLDDGDPIDCWARTVG